One genomic segment of Pseudonocardia sp. T1-2H includes these proteins:
- a CDS encoding DUF6114 domain-containing protein — protein sequence MAGLARGLASRPACAVCCLLASGALVLLLPSSRLTVLAAPGVAGVTGLLVGTLLLATGVVLAIAPGQHTMCGMAGIVLALISFVTPSLGGLVVGMLLGLTGGAFALAWEPAEAGGRRNGQGRTGSSR from the coding sequence ATGGCCGGTCTGGCTCGTGGCCTGGCGAGCCGCCCAGCCTGTGCGGTGTGCTGCCTCCTGGCGTCGGGTGCGCTGGTTCTGCTGCTGCCGTCGAGCAGGCTGACGGTACTTGCTGCACCGGGCGTCGCAGGGGTAACCGGACTGCTCGTCGGGACGCTCCTTCTGGCGACCGGAGTCGTGCTCGCCATCGCGCCGGGTCAGCACACGATGTGCGGAATGGCGGGAATCGTGCTGGCCCTTATCTCGTTCGTCACGCCGAGCTTGGGCGGCCTGGTGGTGGGGATGCTGCTCGGGCTGACCGGCGGCGCGTTCGCCCTGGCCTGGGAACCTGCAGAGGCCGGCGGACGCCGGAACGGGCAAGGCCGGACCGGCTCCTCGCGCTAG
- a CDS encoding DUF6230 family protein, whose amino-acid sequence MSLLAAGVMVGAAATGLLPVALATDGRQHVKITAAQLTAVATGVFPQFVQDADGTRRPVVVVGLDDVRVRGLCASGAVSTPIGTWVLRLETPADGKEIRAGDVQFAIESLDGLGAAGQKLLVNRQQTTPDGIPVDVAPPGSLPILAQGLNLDLSATVRWASVADLALSALDLRVGDDVPECS is encoded by the coding sequence GTGTCGCTGCTGGCGGCCGGGGTGATGGTGGGAGCGGCGGCGACGGGCCTGCTGCCGGTGGCGTTGGCCACCGACGGTCGACAGCACGTGAAGATCACCGCCGCGCAACTCACCGCTGTGGCAACAGGAGTGTTTCCGCAGTTCGTTCAGGATGCGGACGGGACACGCCGTCCAGTGGTCGTGGTGGGGCTGGACGACGTGAGGGTGCGGGGACTGTGCGCCTCAGGCGCAGTGTCGACGCCGATCGGGACCTGGGTGTTGCGGTTGGAGACGCCCGCGGATGGGAAGGAGATCCGGGCCGGTGACGTGCAGTTCGCAATCGAGAGCCTCGACGGCCTCGGGGCCGCAGGTCAGAAGCTTCTGGTGAACCGGCAGCAGACGACGCCGGACGGAATACCGGTGGACGTGGCGCCGCCGGGCAGTCTGCCGATCCTCGCGCAGGGACTGAACCTCGACCTGAGCGCGACCGTTCGGTGGGCGAGCGTCGCGGACCTGGCCCTGTCCGCGCTCGACCTGCGGGTGGGCGACGACGTGCCGGAGTGTTCCTGA
- a CDS encoding MerR family transcriptional regulator: MPRYRVDELARLAGMTVRNVRAYQERGLLHPPHRDGRVALYDESHRGRLRIVGRLLERGYTVANIAELLGEWESGRDLASVLGLESAVSALWPPRLAQDVTIVELGRLFGEAFSLDELADQLVETGLLVRQGTALTTPSPQVLSAAADLVRAGVPRAEVFTLARRATTLIDGLAKDLLDAILVHVVDAGAPTASGLPDDEAVTRTAAALRGLAPAVTSGVAELLGSMIERHTIEAVGVRAGPLLTGQGDSLTARAPQAE; encoded by the coding sequence ATGCCGCGATACAGGGTCGACGAACTGGCCCGCCTGGCCGGGATGACAGTGCGTAACGTGCGCGCCTATCAGGAACGCGGCCTACTCCACCCGCCGCACCGCGACGGCCGGGTCGCACTGTACGACGAATCCCACCGCGGCCGGCTCCGCATCGTCGGCCGGCTGCTCGAACGTGGCTACACCGTCGCGAACATCGCCGAGCTACTGGGGGAATGGGAGAGCGGTCGCGACCTCGCTTCGGTCCTCGGGCTCGAGTCCGCCGTGAGTGCGCTCTGGCCGCCGCGCCTCGCTCAGGACGTCACGATCGTCGAGCTCGGGCGTCTCTTCGGCGAGGCCTTCTCCCTCGACGAGCTCGCCGACCAGCTCGTGGAAACGGGTCTCCTCGTTCGGCAAGGCACAGCCCTGACTACTCCGAGCCCTCAGGTCCTGTCCGCCGCAGCCGACCTCGTCCGAGCCGGCGTGCCGCGGGCCGAGGTGTTCACGCTTGCCCGCCGCGCGACCACCCTGATCGACGGGCTCGCCAAAGATCTTCTTGACGCGATACTCGTTCACGTGGTCGATGCCGGCGCGCCGACGGCCTCCGGCCTGCCCGACGACGAGGCCGTGACCCGCACGGCCGCAGCACTACGAGGCCTGGCACCCGCGGTGACCTCGGGCGTCGCCGAGCTGCTCGGCTCAATGATCGAACGGCACACCATCGAGGCAGTCGGCGTGCGAGCCGGACCGCTGCTCACCGGGCAAGGGGACAGCTTGACCGCCAGGGCTCCCCAAGCCGAGTGA
- a CDS encoding group III truncated hemoglobin — MTGQTDLRDIADREDIAQLVIAFYRRAFAEDLLGPIFTDIAKVGLSAHLPVMCDFWETVLLRVGLYHRNALRPHSRLNEQVRLTPAHFERRLSLWTRTVDERYQGKKAELAKTQAARIAGSIGRRLSDAPATARGMIRARRGGDEPSLETAGERPQPQLVTLRPPSPPATRG, encoded by the coding sequence GTGACCGGCCAGACCGATCTCCGGGACATCGCCGACCGCGAAGACATCGCCCAGCTAGTGATCGCGTTCTACCGGCGGGCGTTCGCCGAGGACCTGCTCGGGCCGATCTTCACCGACATCGCCAAGGTCGGCCTGTCCGCGCACCTACCTGTCATGTGCGACTTCTGGGAGACCGTCTTGCTCCGAGTGGGCCTCTACCACCGCAACGCGTTGAGGCCCCACTCGCGCCTCAACGAGCAGGTGCGCCTGACGCCCGCGCACTTCGAGCGAAGGTTGAGCCTGTGGACCCGGACGGTGGACGAGCGATACCAGGGGAAGAAGGCCGAGCTCGCCAAGACTCAGGCCGCGCGGATCGCCGGGTCCATCGGTCGGCGGCTCAGCGACGCTCCGGCGACGGCGCGCGGGATGATCCGCGCCCGCCGCGGTGGAGACGAACCGTCCCTCGAGACCGCAGGCGAGCGACCACAACCGCAACTGGTGACGCTGCGACCGCCGTCACCTCCCGCAACGCGAGGATGA
- a CDS encoding cupin domain-containing protein: MQKISLDALARELLETAVTNTSGRAARTVYGGHEHTLRQTLISLRAGQSLSEHDNPGEATLHVLHGRVRLHAAGEAWEARLGDMLIIPDARHSLDAIHDAVVLLTVAKTERP, translated from the coding sequence GTGCAGAAGATCTCGCTCGACGCCCTTGCTCGCGAGCTACTCGAGACCGCCGTCACCAACACCAGCGGTCGCGCCGCTCGCACCGTCTACGGTGGTCATGAACACACGCTGCGCCAGACCCTGATCAGTCTACGGGCCGGACAATCCCTGTCCGAGCACGATAATCCCGGTGAAGCCACGCTGCACGTCCTGCACGGCAGGGTTCGGCTCCACGCCGCCGGCGAAGCCTGGGAAGCACGACTCGGCGACATGCTCATCATCCCCGACGCTCGGCACAGTCTCGACGCGATCCACGACGCCGTCGTCCTGCTCACCGTCGCCAAGACGGAACGGCCCTGA
- a CDS encoding ATP-dependent DNA ligase: MEFPLRPMIAVHADRLPEAPHAGWSYEAKFDGFRCLAHRRADRVALQSRQQRPLTRYFPEIVAALEQLDTAVVLDGELVLWREGRLDFAGLQQRIRPTDARARQLSLASPASFVVFDVLALDHRDVRPLPYRARRPLLEDLLGRQLPHGLVLMPATTDPAVARAWLTNHSAAGIEGVVAKRRDQPYRPGGRTWRKIRTRRTTEAVVGGVLGSIARPEALILGRYDTRGRLRVAGRTTPLPQPARAELGHVLTTPASGTHPWPVTIPSSRTGGATPPATSGCGPTCTRGMCPSSTHRPEPDQVAKADQLRRP; the protein is encoded by the coding sequence GTGGAGTTCCCGCTGCGCCCGATGATCGCGGTCCACGCCGACCGGCTCCCCGAAGCCCCGCATGCGGGCTGGTCCTATGAGGCCAAGTTCGACGGTTTCCGCTGCCTCGCCCACCGGCGCGCTGATCGGGTTGCCCTGCAATCCCGGCAGCAGCGTCCGCTCACCCGCTACTTCCCCGAGATCGTGGCCGCCCTCGAACAGCTCGACACCGCCGTCGTGCTCGACGGGGAACTGGTGCTGTGGCGGGAGGGCCGGCTGGACTTCGCCGGCCTGCAACAGCGCATCCGCCCCACCGATGCGCGGGCCCGGCAGCTCTCCCTGGCCAGCCCGGCCTCGTTCGTCGTGTTCGACGTCCTCGCCCTCGACCACCGCGACGTCCGGCCACTCCCCTACCGCGCCCGTCGGCCCCTGCTCGAGGACCTCCTCGGACGCCAGCTCCCGCACGGGCTGGTGCTGATGCCCGCCACGACCGATCCGGCCGTCGCCCGCGCCTGGCTCACCAACCATTCCGCCGCCGGCATCGAAGGGGTCGTCGCCAAACGCCGCGACCAGCCCTACCGCCCCGGCGGCCGGACCTGGCGCAAGATCCGGACCCGGCGCACCACCGAGGCCGTCGTCGGCGGCGTCCTCGGCTCCATCGCCCGACCCGAGGCGCTGATCCTCGGCCGCTACGACACCCGCGGACGACTCCGGGTCGCCGGCCGCACCACCCCGCTCCCCCAACCCGCCCGCGCCGAACTCGGCCACGTCCTCACCACGCCGGCGTCGGGCACGCACCCGTGGCCGGTCACGATCCCGTCGAGCAGGACCGGTGGCGCCACGCCACCCGCTACGTCCGGTTGCGGGCCGACCTGCACCCGGGGGATGTGCCCGTCCTCGACCCACCGGCCTGAGCCGGACCAGGTTGCGAAGGCAGATCAACTTCGGCGCCCCTAA
- a CDS encoding GNAT family N-acetyltransferase produces the protein MVAVTTRRDHGADDCLSQGRSVQYTPRLVLRPITTESVTELVDLHRDPGIAAWYEGPWSSQRAAEFATDMECRWRRDRLGKWLAYERESGHLVGRGGPSRTDAFGGDDGSAHQLRDGGLRVCVDQVACGQPMVRELSCDCLLVGPTAL, from the coding sequence CTGGTCGCGGTCACCACTCGCCGCGATCATGGCGCCGATGACTGCCTCAGCCAGGGACGCAGCGTCCAGTACACGCCCCGCCTCGTCCTGCGGCCAATCACGACCGAGTCAGTCACCGAGCTGGTCGACCTGCACCGGGACCCCGGCATCGCCGCCTGGTACGAGGGTCCCTGGTCGAGCCAACGCGCAGCAGAGTTCGCGACCGACATGGAATGCCGCTGGCGCCGCGACAGGCTCGGAAAGTGGCTCGCCTACGAACGAGAGTCCGGTCACTTGGTCGGCCGGGGCGGACCGTCCCGAACTGATGCCTTCGGCGGCGACGACGGGTCAGCTCACCAACTACGAGATGGGGGTCTCCGTGTATGTGTTGATCAGGTTGCCTGCGGCCAGCCGATGGTGCGCGAGTTGAGTTGCGACTGCCTGCTCGTCGGCCCAACGGCCCTGTGA
- a CDS encoding PadR family transcriptional regulator, translated as MGNQMTEMLKGTLEGIVLAVLSASPAYGYEITARLREQGFSDLVEGTVYALLVRVEQRGFVDVEKVPSEKGPPRKVYSLNSKGREQLEGFWRTWSFLAERIEQLRIAQGEGEN; from the coding sequence ATGGGCAATCAGATGACGGAGATGCTGAAGGGGACGCTCGAGGGCATCGTCCTCGCGGTGCTGTCCGCAAGTCCGGCGTACGGCTACGAGATCACCGCGCGGTTGCGCGAGCAGGGTTTCTCCGACCTCGTCGAAGGGACCGTGTACGCGCTATTGGTCCGGGTCGAGCAGCGGGGCTTCGTGGACGTGGAAAAGGTCCCCTCGGAGAAGGGCCCACCACGCAAGGTGTACTCGCTCAATTCGAAGGGGCGGGAACAGCTTGAGGGGTTCTGGAGGACCTGGAGCTTCCTGGCAGAGCGGATCGAACAGCTCCGCATCGCACAAGGAGAAGGAGAAAACTGA
- a CDS encoding DUF1048 domain-containing protein: MVVKWIETLTGSLEQKKQYRQDKARIDALPGPYGTAAKAMHRYFMYYGGITDGDTLVRMFGDLADLWERAAADGTPLHEIVGDHPVEFAETFVRAYDGRQWIDKERARLTKAIEDAEREEQR; the protein is encoded by the coding sequence ATGGTCGTCAAGTGGATCGAGACCCTCACCGGGTCACTGGAGCAGAAGAAGCAGTACAGGCAGGACAAGGCCCGCATCGACGCCCTCCCCGGGCCGTACGGGACGGCGGCGAAGGCGATGCACCGGTACTTCATGTACTACGGGGGCATTACCGACGGCGACACCCTCGTCAGGATGTTCGGCGACTTGGCCGACCTGTGGGAGCGCGCCGCCGCCGATGGCACGCCGCTGCACGAGATCGTCGGCGACCATCCTGTGGAATTCGCCGAGACCTTCGTGCGGGCCTATGACGGCAGGCAGTGGATCGACAAGGAGCGCGCTCGGCTGACAAAGGCGATCGAGGACGCTGAGCGAGAGGAGCAGAGGTGA
- a CDS encoding ABC transporter ATP-binding protein, translating into MTTQPAIRVRGIEKSYKDVHVLRGVDFDVAIGSIFALLGSNGAGKTTLVRILSTLLKADAGTATVHGFDVAGEPGDVRQSISLTGQFAAVDEVLSGRENLVLVAKLRHLKNPGAIADALLARFSLTDAGGRKASTYSGGMRRRLDIAMSLIGNPPVIFLDEPTTGLDPQARIEVWEAVKELAKGGTTVLLTTQYLDEAEQLADRIAILHKGTIIQNGTLGELKQLLPPAEVEYVEKQPSLQDVFLALVGATDDHLDATFRAGKDSR; encoded by the coding sequence GTGACTACCCAACCCGCGATCCGCGTTCGGGGCATCGAGAAGTCCTACAAAGACGTGCATGTGCTGCGGGGCGTCGACTTCGACGTCGCCATCGGGAGCATCTTCGCGCTCCTCGGCTCGAACGGTGCGGGCAAGACCACGCTCGTGCGGATCCTGTCGACGCTGCTGAAGGCCGATGCCGGCACCGCGACGGTCCATGGCTTCGACGTCGCCGGCGAGCCCGGCGACGTGCGCCAGTCGATCAGCCTGACCGGTCAGTTCGCCGCGGTCGACGAGGTGCTCAGCGGTCGGGAGAACCTCGTGCTAGTCGCCAAACTCCGCCACCTGAAGAACCCTGGTGCGATCGCCGACGCCCTGCTCGCCCGCTTCTCGCTCACCGACGCGGGCGGCCGCAAGGCATCGACGTACTCGGGCGGCATGCGCCGCCGACTCGACATCGCCATGAGTCTCATCGGCAACCCCCCGGTCATCTTCCTCGACGAACCCACCACCGGGCTCGACCCGCAAGCGCGGATCGAGGTGTGGGAGGCCGTCAAGGAACTCGCCAAGGGCGGCACGACCGTGCTGCTCACCACCCAGTACCTCGACGAGGCCGAGCAGCTCGCCGACCGGATCGCAATCCTGCACAAGGGCACGATCATCCAGAACGGCACCCTCGGCGAACTCAAGCAGCTCCTTCCGCCCGCCGAGGTCGAGTACGTCGAAAAGCAGCCCTCCCTCCAGGACGTCTTCCTCGCTCTCGTCGGCGCCACCGACGACCACCTCGACGCCACCTTCCGGGCAGGAAAGGACTCCCGATGA
- a CDS encoding ABC transporter permease encodes MTTYVLADTGSLTGRSLRHILRSPDTIITTAVTPIALMLLFVYVLGGAINTGTDESYINYLLPGILLITIASGIAYTAYRLFLDLQGGIFERFQSMPIARSSVLWAHVLTSLVANLVSVAIVVGVALIMGFRTGVSVGAWLAIAGILILFTLALTWLAVIAGLSAKTVDGASAFSYPLIFLPFISSAFAPTGSMPGPVAWFAENQPVTSIVNTIRALFAQQTVGGDIWIALAWLAGILVVAYTIAIAIYRRKIS; translated from the coding sequence ATGACCACCTACGTCCTCGCCGACACCGGCAGCCTCACCGGCCGCTCGCTGCGCCATATCCTCCGCAGCCCCGACACGATCATCACCACCGCGGTCACCCCGATCGCCCTGATGTTGCTGTTCGTGTACGTGCTGGGTGGCGCGATCAACACTGGAACCGACGAGTCGTACATCAACTACCTGCTGCCCGGCATCCTGCTCATCACGATCGCGTCGGGTATCGCGTACACCGCTTACCGACTGTTCCTCGACCTGCAGGGCGGGATCTTCGAGCGGTTCCAATCGATGCCGATCGCGCGGTCGAGCGTGCTGTGGGCGCATGTGTTGACCTCACTGGTCGCGAACCTCGTCTCCGTCGCGATCGTCGTGGGCGTCGCCCTTATCATGGGGTTCCGCACGGGAGTATCCGTCGGCGCGTGGCTAGCGATCGCCGGCATCCTGATCCTGTTCACCCTCGCCTTGACCTGGCTTGCCGTGATCGCCGGGCTCTCGGCGAAAACGGTCGACGGGGCTAGCGCCTTCAGCTACCCGCTGATCTTCCTGCCCTTCATCAGCTCCGCATTCGCGCCCACCGGCTCGATGCCCGGCCCGGTCGCCTGGTTCGCCGAGAACCAGCCCGTGACCTCCATCGTGAACACGATCCGGGCGCTGTTCGCCCAGCAAACCGTCGGCGGCGATATCTGGATCGCGCTCGCCTGGCTCGCCGGCATCCTCGTCGTCGCCTACACAATCGCGATCGCAATCTACCGCCGCAAGATCAGCTGA
- a CDS encoding transposase: MKGVSGAAPKKYPDELRERAVRLYRESDPKPVIRRLAEQLGVHHEALRNWIRQAEADHGERHDRPATAEAEELRRLPKENTELRRATEILKAASAFFAPEMDPARKRW; this comes from the coding sequence GTGAAAGGAGTCTCCGGGGCAGCACCGAAGAAGTACCCCGACGAGCTGCGTGAGCGCGCGGTCCGGCTCTACCGGGAGTCGGACCCCAAGCCGGTGATCCGGCGGCTGGCCGAGCAGCTGGGCGTGCACCACGAAGCGTTGCGGAACTGGATCCGTCAGGCCGAGGCCGACCACGGCGAACGCCACGACCGCCCGGCCACGGCCGAGGCCGAGGAGCTCCGCCGGCTGCCCAAGGAGAATACCGAACTCCGTCGGGCCACTGAGATCCTGAAGGCGGCGAGCGCTTTTTTCGCCCCGGAGATGGACCCGGCAAGGAAGAGGTGGTGA
- a CDS encoding IS3 family transposase yields MKAVEALKSRFGISPVLPVLGVAASTYYGWLDQQRDPSPRRRADTELLAEIRRIHHRCGATYGAPRVHATLRRRGPHVSRKRLERLLREDRLQGAFLHKRWRTGSTRQNPRATPAPDLVNRDFTAAAPDRLWVADATRIPCGEGVFWLAAVRDAFSHRIVGWRCSDRCDTDLIPGALEYAIWTRNVHSGQVVHHSARGSNYTSLRFGQRLEDHGILASMGSVGDSYDNALMENFFSTLKTELVYRKSWRTRGEAANALFAYVDGWYNTERIQTRLGWLSPDEYESARRADRAVLDDQPATPADGADPAPAR; encoded by the coding sequence GTGAAAGCGGTCGAGGCGTTGAAGAGCCGTTTCGGGATCAGCCCGGTTCTGCCGGTCCTCGGTGTCGCAGCGTCGACCTACTACGGCTGGCTTGACCAACAGCGCGACCCGTCCCCGCGGCGGCGCGCCGACACCGAACTGCTCGCCGAGATCCGCCGGATCCATCACCGCTGCGGCGCCACCTACGGCGCTCCGCGGGTGCACGCCACCCTGCGTCGCCGTGGCCCCCACGTGTCCCGCAAACGCCTCGAGCGGCTCCTGCGGGAGGACCGGCTGCAGGGCGCGTTCCTACACAAGCGTTGGCGCACCGGCTCGACCAGGCAGAACCCGCGCGCCACCCCGGCCCCGGACCTGGTCAACCGGGACTTCACCGCGGCCGCGCCGGACCGGTTGTGGGTCGCCGACGCCACTCGCATCCCGTGCGGCGAGGGCGTGTTCTGGCTGGCCGCGGTCCGCGACGCCTTCTCCCACCGGATCGTGGGGTGGCGTTGCTCGGACCGCTGCGACACCGACCTGATCCCCGGCGCGCTGGAGTACGCGATCTGGACCCGCAACGTCCACAGTGGCCAAGTAGTCCACCACTCGGCTCGCGGGTCGAACTACACGTCTCTGCGTTTCGGGCAGCGTCTCGAGGACCACGGAATTCTGGCGTCGATGGGCTCGGTCGGCGATTCCTACGATAACGCGCTCATGGAGAACTTCTTCTCCACACTCAAGACCGAGCTCGTCTACCGGAAATCGTGGCGGACTCGCGGAGAGGCCGCGAACGCGCTGTTCGCCTACGTCGACGGGTGGTACAACACCGAACGCATCCAGACCCGCCTCGGGTGGCTCTCACCCGACGAGTACGAGTCCGCCCGGCGCGCCGACCGGGCAGTGCTGGACGATCAACCCGCAACACCCGCCGACGGGGCCGATCCGGCACCCGCCAGGTAG
- a CDS encoding MerR family transcriptional regulator, producing MARNRQTAADKFDDEHYPAYTMGRAAEMLGATPGFLRSLDEVKLLVPQRSAGGHRRYSRYQLRLAARVRALADEGTALDAACRIVVLEDQLEEARRLNAELNQRDRAGERSVATASDSS from the coding sequence ATGGCCCGAAACCGGCAAACCGCGGCCGACAAGTTCGACGACGAGCATTACCCCGCGTACACGATGGGCCGGGCCGCGGAGATGCTCGGCGCCACGCCGGGGTTTCTGCGCAGCCTGGATGAGGTGAAACTGCTCGTCCCACAGCGCTCGGCGGGGGGACACCGCCGCTACTCCCGCTATCAGCTGCGGTTGGCCGCCCGGGTCCGGGCACTGGCCGACGAAGGCACGGCCCTGGACGCGGCGTGCCGCATCGTCGTCCTGGAAGACCAGCTCGAGGAAGCCCGCCGCCTCAACGCCGAGCTGAACCAGCGCGACCGGGCGGGCGAGCGCAGCGTGGCCACCGCCTCCGACTCGTCATGA
- a CDS encoding sigma-70 family RNA polymerase sigma factor: MDEPVRRDDEYAAFLPLLDRYAALPEDHPDRARLRDELVMGFLPVVRCGHLARRYNRHGIAEDLEQVGTIGLINAIDRYDAARGPGTFLGYLVPTVTGEIRRYFRDRTWSTRVPRGLKELSVRINRCTEPLSHRLGRAPRPSELATELGVPLGEVIDALGARESQHSVPLDRPYGEDGQPLAETYGRLDTALEHVERHAVRRPLIEALPARERTILTLRFFEDLTQTQIAERVGLSQMHVSRLLSTTLAQLRQQLADAGNPITL, from the coding sequence ATGGACGAGCCGGTTCGACGCGATGACGAGTACGCGGCGTTCCTGCCGTTGCTCGACCGCTACGCCGCCCTTCCCGAGGACCATCCGGACCGCGCCCGGCTGCGGGACGAGCTGGTGATGGGCTTTCTGCCGGTGGTGCGGTGCGGGCATCTGGCCCGTCGCTACAACCGCCACGGCATCGCCGAGGACCTCGAGCAGGTCGGCACGATCGGCCTGATCAACGCGATCGACCGGTACGACGCCGCCCGTGGACCCGGAACGTTCCTGGGGTACCTGGTCCCGACGGTGACCGGGGAGATCCGCCGCTACTTCCGCGACCGGACCTGGTCCACCCGGGTCCCGCGCGGGCTCAAGGAACTCAGCGTCCGGATCAACCGCTGCACCGAGCCCCTGTCGCACCGGCTGGGGCGGGCGCCCAGGCCGAGTGAGCTCGCCACCGAGCTCGGCGTCCCCCTCGGCGAGGTCATCGACGCACTCGGCGCGCGGGAGAGCCAGCACAGCGTCCCGCTCGACCGCCCCTACGGGGAGGACGGGCAGCCGCTGGCCGAGACCTACGGTCGGCTCGACACCGCGTTGGAGCACGTCGAACGGCACGCAGTCCGTCGTCCGTTGATCGAGGCGCTCCCGGCTCGGGAACGCACCATTCTGACGCTGCGGTTCTTCGAGGACCTCACCCAGACCCAGATCGCCGAGCGGGTCGGGCTCTCCCAGATGCACGTCTCCCGGCTGCTCAGCACCACCCTGGCCCAGCTACGCCAGCAGCTCGCCGACGCCGGCAATCCGATCACACTCTGA
- a CDS encoding ATP-binding protein yields the protein MGASRNGLVRSFAVEFSDASCLPGLRSRLRQLIPAGDGRIDAELVCTELVTNAVEHAAAPRRVRVVLDAADLRIEVEDGSPDAPLTPGVSRFGAFRGRGLALVEALARWGIIRGPAGKTVWATLAVA from the coding sequence ATGGGTGCCTCCCGTAACGGGTTGGTCCGTTCGTTCGCCGTGGAGTTCAGCGACGCGTCATGCCTGCCGGGTCTGCGGTCGCGGCTGCGGCAGTTGATCCCGGCCGGGGACGGCCGGATCGACGCCGAGCTGGTGTGCACGGAACTGGTGACCAACGCCGTCGAGCACGCGGCCGCGCCGCGCAGGGTCCGGGTGGTCCTCGATGCCGCGGATCTGCGGATCGAGGTCGAGGACGGCAGCCCGGACGCACCGTTGACCCCGGGGGTCTCCCGGTTCGGCGCGTTCCGTGGCCGCGGTCTCGCGCTGGTCGAGGCGCTCGCCCGCTGGGGCATCATCCGCGGCCCCGCCGGGAAGACCGTGTGGGCCACCCTCGCCGTTGCCTGA
- a CDS encoding amidase, with product MHAAHQRRQAIDPWLRAFVDDGATRVSAAELDLARRAPAGPLRGLPIAVKGRTGMTAAQTRKLIVAGAIPIGCTSTPRGPGHQTWGHTDRGPTRNPWRPDLSPGGSSAGSAAAVAAGIVSLATGSDGAGSVRIPAAWCGVYGYKPTTELGLLGGVPSSAAPAVGGPIVRDPRLLIAWAAAVLGPLHRAAAPQTFAWSADLGFAGPHLDEEVVRIARRAGRCLAAAAGAGWAETSMRLVDPQHAWATARDPRASEQARAHARRSTTTNLTRLDELFGAADLLLTATTPGRPHGHDGPGDHLSVALTWAFNLTGHPAVTVPAGFTADGAPVGLQLIARHRADAALLELVGRYCPPAATAPIIRDELEAPTR from the coding sequence GTGCACGCTGCCCACCAGCGGCGCCAGGCGATCGACCCGTGGCTACGCGCCTTCGTCGACGACGGCGCAACGCGGGTATCGGCAGCCGAGCTCGATCTGGCACGACGGGCACCAGCCGGTCCGCTGCGCGGGCTCCCGATCGCGGTCAAGGGCCGTACCGGCATGACGGCAGCGCAGACCCGCAAGCTGATCGTCGCCGGCGCGATCCCGATCGGCTGCACCTCCACACCCCGCGGGCCCGGCCATCAGACCTGGGGCCACACCGACCGCGGGCCCACCCGGAACCCGTGGCGACCCGACCTCTCCCCCGGCGGCTCCTCCGCAGGCTCGGCCGCCGCGGTCGCGGCCGGCATCGTCTCGCTGGCCACCGGCAGCGACGGCGCCGGCTCGGTCCGGATCCCGGCAGCCTGGTGTGGGGTCTACGGCTACAAGCCGACCACCGAGCTCGGCCTGCTGGGAGGCGTCCCCAGCTCTGCTGCACCGGCGGTGGGCGGCCCGATCGTCCGCGACCCCCGCCTTCTCATCGCCTGGGCCGCTGCCGTCCTCGGCCCGCTCCACCGAGCAGCAGCACCGCAGACCTTCGCCTGGTCTGCCGATCTCGGGTTCGCCGGACCGCACCTGGACGAGGAGGTCGTGCGGATCGCCCGGCGGGCCGGGCGATGTCTGGCCGCGGCCGCGGGAGCCGGCTGGGCCGAGACCTCGATGAGGCTGGTCGACCCGCAACACGCCTGGGCCACCGCCCGCGACCCGCGGGCCAGTGAGCAGGCCCGGGCCCACGCGCGCCGCAGCACCACCACGAACCTGACCCGGCTCGATGAACTGTTCGGGGCGGCGGATCTGCTCCTGACCGCGACCACGCCGGGCCGCCCGCACGGGCACGACGGCCCCGGCGATCACCTCAGCGTCGCGCTGACCTGGGCGTTCAACCTCACCGGCCACCCTGCCGTCACCGTTCCGGCCGGGTTCACCGCCGACGGCGCTCCGGTCGGGCTGCAGCTGATCGCCCGCCACCGCGCCGACGCCGCCCTGCTCGAGCTGGTGGGCCGCTACTGTCCACCCGCGGCGACCGCACCGATCATCCGAGACGAGCTGGAGGCGCCCACCCGATGA